A window of the Lactuca sativa cultivar Salinas chromosome 5, Lsat_Salinas_v11, whole genome shotgun sequence genome harbors these coding sequences:
- the LOC111920366 gene encoding uncharacterized protein LOC111920366 — translation MESQTQQYPNNNINHHQHRSYGGRGSSSTSTSTATMEMARQPLQQHSDNDRSSGELRALDCNLTSLCDHIQMEGFNNGSFSDVVVQAMGATYHLHRLILSRSSYFRNMLHGPWKDANAPVLTLHVDDNNVNREAIAIALAYLYGNHPKLDDTNAFRVLAAASFLDLQNLCAICTDFIISELWTTNLLAYQVFAEGQNYGEHGERVRNACWGYLCQSGAMELKEVLPKLSSQTLHALLTSDELWVPSEEKRFELALYILISKGAFSKVEHPDKSGPLSKTLTSQLSCEGEVHDAAQTILVELADRIVDSKTGLPEFRRQVQESGSGQSNTDPKCHCNTEQTTPIPPTNDLNYPSSFQDMPHGADMATMEDQGEGPSEEGSCYQLNNNSWLNVGQRFGNDNEWGRCGVPLSWGGRIVGRRELKSCAKGVCGLNSDEYDTFVNIFEGGSLLYCNMTFEALLNVRKQLEELGFPCKSVNDGLWLQTLLSQRIHEIGADTCKSCCLVSMACQCRPPYGFTRTGYYMQEHDQNTSTTGIGDVYVTDSSQGEVNGLFRPVRVHVRGTIDGLAGIGRGSTYVPATAWPPTRFVFSRVPFHMGNRNCQQSIGNGNGNGNGNGNDDVENREEQQQQQQQHQHGGDGLTAVVGLSQGSGEGYDGDFGGRVNGVQMMDSSSEDGGGVEWENESSSISLDMKTPLSHFPPFRFGVEFQDVLRLNDGQVKHSPEYFYAGSLWKVSVQAFNDEDPQGRRTLGLFLHRRKAEIPESFRKVHMYVDAREKVTARYQLICPSKREVMVFGSFKQPGTLLPKAPKGWGWRTALLFDELGELLQNGSLRIAAVVQLI, via the exons ATGGAATCACAAACGCAGCAATACCCTAATAACAATATCAATCATCACCAACACCGATCATACGGAGGACGAGGAAGCTCAAGCACGAGCACAAGCACCGCAACAATGGAAATGGCGAGACAACCCTTACAGCAGCACTCCGACAACGACAGAAGCAGCGGCGAACTCCGCGCACTCGATTGTAACCTCACTTCCTTATGTGATCATATTCAAATGGAAGGTTTCAACAATGGATCCTTCTCAGATGTAGTCGTTCAGGCCATGGGCGCTACTTATCATCTCCACCGTCTCATCCTCTCTCGTAGTTCTTACTTCAG AAACATGCTTCATGGTCCATGGAAAGATGCAAATGCACCAGTTTTGACGTTACATGTGGATGACAACAATGTTAACAGAGAAGCCATTGCTATAGCTTTAGCATACCTATATGGAAATCACCCTAAACTTGATGACACTAATGCATTCCGTGTTCTTGCTGCAGCTTCATTTCTTGACCTTCAG AATTTATGTGCGATTTGCACTGATTTCATTATATCAGAACTCTGGACTACAAACTTGTTAGCATATCAG GTTTTTGCAGAGGGCCAAAATTATGGTGAGCATGGAGAACGTGTTAGAAATGCTTGTTGGGGTTATCTTTGTCAAAGTGGGGCCATGGAGTTGAAAGAA GTGCTTCCAAAGCTTTCCTCTCAAACACTGCATGCATTACTAACTTCTGATGAACTATGGGTGCCTAGTGAAGAAAAAAG GTTTGAATTGGCATTATACATCCTCATCTCAAAAGGTGCATTTAGTAAAGTTGAACATCCAGATAAAAGTGGGCCCCTTTCCAAGACTTTGACCAGTCAACTATCATGTGAAGGAGAAGTTCATGATGCTGCCCAAACCATTCTAGTCGAGCTTGCTGACCGGATTGTGGATTCCAAAACCGGGCTGCCTGAATTCAGACGCCAAGTACAAGAATCCGGATCCGGTCAGTCTAACACAGATCCAAAATGCCACTGCAACACCGAACAAACTACACCCATTCCTCCTACAAATGACCTCAACTACCCTTCATCTTTCCAAGACATGCCACATGGCGCTGACATGGCAACAATGGAAGATCAAGGGGAAGGGCCATCTGAAGAGGGGTCTTGTTACCAATTGAATAATAATAGTTGGCTTAATGTAGGGCAAAGATTTGGGAATGACAATGAGTGGGGTAGGTGTGGGGTACCCCTGTCATGGGGTGGAAGGATTGTTGGGAGAAGAGAGTTGAAGAGTTGTGCTAAGGGGGTTTGTGGATTGAATAGTGATGAATATGATACTTTTGTTAATATATTTGAAGGGGGGTCGCTTTTGTATTGTAATATGACTTTTGAAGCTCTTTTGAATGTGAGGAAGCAGTTAGAAGAATTGGGGTTCCCTTGTAAATCGGTTAATGATGGTCTTTGGCTCCAG ACACTTTTAAGCCAACGTATCCACGAAATAGGCGCAGACACCTGCAAAAGTTGTTGCCTAGTCAGCATGGCATGTCAGTGTAGGCCACCATACGGATTCACACGCACCGGTTACTACATGCAAGAGCACGATCAAAACACTTCAACAACCGGCATAGGAGATGTGTACGTAACCGACTCCTCTCAGGGCGAAGTAAATGGACTATTTCGCCCTGTGCGCGTGCACGTGCGCGGTACCATCGACGGGCTAGCGGGTATCGGACGCGGATCCACGTACGTCCCCGCAACCGCATGGCCGCCAACACGTTTTGTGTTCTCGCGTGTCCCGTTCCATATGGGGAATAGGAATTGTCAGCAGTCGATTGGGAATGGGAATGGGAATGGGAATGGGAATGGGAATGATGATGTGGAGAACAGAgaggaacaacaacaacaacaacaacaacatcaacatggTGGGGATGGGTTGACTGCTGTGGTGGGGTTGAGTCAAGGGAGTGGGGAGGGGTATGATGGGGATTTTGGTGGGAGGGTGAATGGGGTGCAGATGATGGATTCTTCGTCTGAAGATGGTGGTGGAGTTGAATGGGAGAATGAAAGTAGTTCTATTTCGTTGGATATGAAAACGCCTTTGAGTCATTTTCCTCCTTTTCGATTTGG GGTGGAATTCCAAGATGTTCTTCGGCTCAATGATGGACAAGTCAAACACTCTCCTGAGTATTTCTATGCTGGTTCTTTATGGAAG GTCAGTGTTCAGGCTTTCAATGATGAAGATCCTCAAGGGCGTCGAACTCTTG GATTGTTTCTTCATCGAAGGAAGGCAGAGATACCTGAATCATTTAGAAAG GTTCATATGTATGTGGATGCTCGTGAGAAGGTTACTGCTCGTTATCAG TTAATTTGTCCATCAAAAAGAGAAGTGATGGTGTTTGGAAGCTTTAAACAACCAGGAACCCTTTTACCAAAAGCTCCCAAAGGATGGGGTTGGCGTACAGCTTTGTTATTTGATGAGCTTGGAGAACTTTTGCAGAATGGGTCCTTGAGGATAGCTGCTGTTGTGCAACTTATATGA